In Sphingomonas sp. JUb134, the sequence CTGGTGGCTGTAGAAGCGATGCCAGAAATATTGCCCGGCGACCTCGTCCCAGGTCCAGTTGGACTTTTCGGTATCGAGGAAGATGATCCGGGTGCCCGAATAGATCTTGTCGTCGTCCGACCAGACGTACCAGTCGCGCTCGGGCGATCCCTTGGGTGCGTTGCGGGCGCGCTGGAACCAGGGGTGCTGGTCCGACGTGTGGTTGATGACCAGCTCGGTGATGACGCGCATGCCGCGCTCGTGCGCCGCGGCGATGAAGTCGCGCGCGTCGTCCATCGTGCCGTAGTCGGGGCTGACGTCGCGGTATTCGGCGATGTCATAGCCGTCGTCGCGCCGGGGCGAGGGGTAGAAGGGCAGCAGCCACAGCGTGTTGACGCCCAGGTCCGCCAGATAGTCGAGCTTCGACATCAGCCCCTTGAAGTCGCCAATGCCGTCGTTGTTGGCATCGAAGAACGACTTCACGTGCAACTGATAGATGACCGCGTCCTTGTACCACAGCGGATCCTGGTCGTGGGCGGCTGCGGCGGTCATGCGAAGTCTCCGGGGGCGATGCGCCAGATGCGATAGGGCTGGTCGGGGTCGAGGCGGATGTGCTGGTGCTTGCCGTGCCAGCGGAAGCGATGGCCGGCGGCGAGGTCCTCCACCGCGACGCTGCCGTCGTCGGGGATGCCGAACTCCCACAGCGGGATCTCGAACGCGGCATCCTGTCCGTGGTGCGGATCGAGGCTCACCATCACCAGCAGCATCTCGCTGCCGTCCGGCGCGGGCTTGGCGTAGAAGATCACCCGATCGTTGTGCGCGGGCAGGAAGCGGGTGTTGAGGTGCGTCTGCAACGCGGGATGCGCGCGGCGCAGGCGGTTCAGCAGCGTGATGTCGCCGATGATGTTGCCCGGCGCCTGCCAGTCGCGCGGCTTGACGATGTACTTCTCGGAATCGTGATATTCTTCCTTGCCGGGCACCGGCGCCGCCTCGCACAGCTCGAAGCCCGAATAGACGCCGAACAGCCCCGACAGCGTCGCCGCCAGCACCGCACGGATGCGGAAGCCGGGCCGGCCCGAGGTCTGCAGAAAGATCGGGTTGATGTCCGGCGTGTTGACGAAGAAGTGCGGCCGATAGAACTCCTTGGGCGCGGTCGTCGTCAGCTCGGTGACATAGTCGATCAGCCCCTGCTTGTCGTCGCGCCAGGTGAAATAGGTGTAGCTCTGCGAGAAGCCGATCTTGCCGAGCCGGTACATCATCGACGGGCGCGTGAACGCCTCCGCCAGGAAGATGACGTCGGGGTGCTCTGCGCGCACCTCGCCGATCATCCACTCCCAGAAAGGCAGCGGCTTGGTGTGCGGATTGTCGACGCGGAAGGTTTTTACCCCGCGTTCGACCCACAAGAGGATCACGTCGCGCAGCGCGATCCAAAGACCCGGCACGGCATCGGGTCCGTAGAAGTCGACGTTGACGATGTCCTGATACTTCTTGGGCGGGTTCTCCGCATATTTCATCGAGCCGTCGGGCCGCCACGCGAACCAGCCGGGATGCTCCGTGAGCCAGGGGTGATCGGGCGAGGCCTGGATCGCGAAGTCGAGCGCGATCTCCAGCCCGTGCGCACGCGCCGCCTCGACCAGCCGGGCGAAGTCTTCAGCGGTGCCCAGCTGCGGGTGGATGGCGTCGTGCCCGCCCTCGGCGCTGCCGATCGCATAGGGACTGCCGGGATCGTCGGGCCCTGCGGTCAGCGTGTTGTTCGGGCCCTTGCGATGCGTGCGCCCGATCGGGTGGATCGGCGGAAAATAGAGCGTGTCGAAGCCCATGTCGCGCACCGCCGGCAGGCGCGCGATCACGTCGTCGAAGGTGCCGTGGCGGCTGGCATCCTCGGTCTGCGAGCGCGGGAACAGCTCGTACCAGCTGGAGAAGCGTGCCGCGAGCCGCTCGGCATCGACGATCTGCGGCTCCGAACGCAGCCGGTGCGGGCGGTCGTCTGCCGCATCCATCAATGCCGCGAGCTCAGGCGATAGCAGCAGCGCGGCGCTGTCGGCGCCTTCGCTCGCCGCTTCCAGCCGGGTGTGCCAGTCCGACAGGGTGGACCGTGCCTCGCCCTGCGACCGCGCCACCGCCTCGGCGACCAGCGCACGGCCCTCGGCATGGTCGACCGGTTGCGCGACGCCGGCGTCGAGCTTCTTCGTGAAGTCGCGCCGGAAGCCGCCGAACCGGTCCAGCCAGCCCTCGACCGCATATTCGTAGCGGCCGAGCCGTTCGAGGGCGAAGCTGCCGCGCCACAGATCGTTCGGCAACTGCGTCATGCGCGCGACGCGCCAGTTCGCCTCGTCCACCGCGCGCCAGTGCAGCTCGACCGCGAGTTGCTCGTGACCGTCGGTGAACACCGTCGCCTCGACCGGCACTTCCTCGCCGACCACCCGCTTGACCGGGAAGGCGCCGCCGTCGACGCGCGGGTGGAGGTCCTCGACCACCAGCCGTGGGGAGGCGGCAGCGGCGCTGGCCGCCTCGGGCGCCACCGCCATGCGGATCGGCGACGCACGCCGCGCGGCGACCAGCCGCACTTCGCCTCCGGCAAGCTGCGTGCCGACCTCACCCTCCGCGCCGAGGACGGAGAAGCCCTCGAACGCGGAGCCCATATATTCGCGCACCAGTGCCGGGGAGGGCAGCGACTGCGGCGTGTCGCTGCGATTCACGAATATCAGCAGCGCTTCGGACGCCTCGCCCACGTCGCTCGCATCCGCGCGCAGCAGCACGCCGACAGGGGCCTGCGGTCCGGTCAGCGCCCGCATCTCGCCATCGAAGCGTTCGGCGGCCTGCGCGACTTCCAGTGCATGGCGCACGGCCTGCGCCAGATCCGGGCTGCCTGCGAACAGGTCGGCCGGCACGATGATGCCGTTGGCGCTTGCGGCCGCCATTGCGAGCGTCCGTGCGAGGGCCGAGGGCGCGTCCGCATCTCCGCTGGTCGGAGCCGTTACCTCCGCCAGGAGCGGCGCCTGGCCGCGCAGCTCCTCATACTCCTCCACCAGCCACGGTGCACGAAGGTCCCACCACGCATAGGAGGAGGTGATCGCGGTGAGCCCTGCCGATGCGAGGGCGCGCACCTGCGGCCGCGACAGGTCCGGCGCGCCGCTGATGAAGCGCGCGTCGGGATGCCGTTCGCGTACGGCCGAGATCAGCCCGATCAGCGTTTCCGGCGGGATGCGATCCGCCCCAAGCAGCCGGAAGCCCGTAACCCCCGCATCGAGGAGGGCGGAGAGCCGCTCCGCCAGCACCGGACGCAGCAGCGCCGCAGCCTCGGGCGTACGTAACCGCGCGCGCGCCTCGCCGGTCGCCTGTGCAGGCTGGCGGGGATCCACGGGGCCGCCGCCAGCGCTGGCGCGCCGGATCGCAAATGCTTCCGGGTGGCTGGCGAGCAGCGGGTGATCAATGGGTGCGCGGTCGAGGGGCAGCGCGACCAGCAGCGCGAGCCCCGCCTCTGCGCAGGCTCCGGGGAGTGCGGGCGGCACCAGCTCCGCCTCCCCAAGCACCGGCGCCTCGGCGCGCCACAGCACGCCGTCGAAACCGGCGGCAGCGGCATCGGTCAGCAGGCGCTCAGGAAGAGGAAAGGCGGTGATCGAGAGGAGGCGGGAGACGAACTGCGGCAAAAGTGACCTCCATCACGGGAACCTGCACTCAACATCGGCGGGGGCGCATCGTTCCGCCCCCGCCGCAAGGATTTGCGGCAGGCCGGCGGGCGATCCCGTCGAGGGGTTTTGCGCGCGTGCCGCTTCCCAGGCGGCACGCCCGGCGATCAGGCTTTGGCGCTGCCCGATTTGCGCTTGGCGGGGGTGCTCGCCGCCTTCTTCGGGCCGGCCGCTCGCTTCGCCTTGGGCGCCTCCGCGACGGCTGCGACGCCCTCGCCCGCCGTCGCGGCCTGGGCGGCCGGCGTCGTCTTGGGAGCGGTGCTGCGCGACGTACGCGCCTTCTTTGGCGCCGGCGTCACTTCGCTATCCGTCGAGGCCGCGGCCTGGGCGTCGATCTCGCGGCAGGCGGCGTCCCAATGGCGTTCATGCTCGCCTTCAGGCTGGCCTTCCTCCAGCCACATCGCATGGGCGCGCTCGCGGATACGGTGCTCTCGATCGTTCAACTTCACTCTCCCAGGTCCGGCATGTGCCGGGATTGTTGCCGCAGTCGTTGCGCTTGCGAAAGGGGTTACAGGATCGGCTTGCCGCCCGTCACCGCCACCGTCGCACCGGACACGTAGCTGGCCTCTTCGCTGGCGAGCATCACGTAGACGGGGGCAAGCTCCGCGGGCTGGCCGGCGCGGCCCATCGGCACGTCCTTGCCGAAGTTCTCGACCTGCTCCGGCGGCATCGTGGACGGGATCAGCGGCGTCCAGATCGGACCGGGTGCGACGCAGTTCGCCCGGATGCCCTTCTCCGCCAGAAGCTGCGACAGCCCACCGGTGAAGTTCTGGATCGCGCCCTTGGTGGTGGCATAAGCGAGCAGCGTCGGCTTGGGCGTATCGGCGTTGACCGAGGTCGTGTTGATGATCGCGGACCCTGGCTGCATGTGAGGCACCGCGGCCTTGGTCAGATAGAACATCGCGTGGATGTTGGTGCGGAAGGTCTTGTCCCACTCCTCGTCCGGAATGTCGGTGATCGCCTCGAACGTCATCTGGTGGGCGGCGTTGTTGACCAGGATGTCGAGCCCGCCGAACGCTTCCACGGCCTTGTCCACGATCGCTCGGCAGTGCGCCGCGTCGCCGATGTCGCCCGGCACCAGCACCGCCTTGCGTCCGGCATCCTCCACCAGGCGTGCCGTCTCCCGCGCATCCTCGTCTTCGTTCAGGTAGGAGATCAGCACGTCGGCCCCTTCTCGGGCGAAGGCGATCGCCACCGCGCGGCCGATGCCGCTGTCGCTGCCGGTGATGATCGCGCGGCGACCCGCCAGGCGCCCGGAGCCGCGGTAGCTATGCTCGCCATGGTCCGGCCGCGGGTTCATTGCTGCCGTGGTGCCGGGGGGCGATTGCTGCTGTTCGGGCTGCGGCGGCATCGGGCGATCGGTCATGTGTGGCTCCTTCGCTCCGCGAACGGCCGACGGGGAGGCGGGTTCCGGCGTCATGCGTGCGGCGCAGGAGAATGCTCAGCCGACGGCTTTCTCCAGCTCGGCCTTGCTCATCTTGGAACGACCGGGGACGTCCTGCTTCTTCGCCTTCTCGTACAGCTCTGCCTTGGTGGGGCCATCGCGACCGCCTTTTCCGCCGCTGCTGCGCTCCCGTCGCTTGGTCTGAGCGAGCCGGCGCTTGTTCTCGGAGGGGCTCTGCTGATTGGACGCGCCCGCCTCGCTCAGTGCGATCGCGACCGCCTGCTTGCGGCTCTTCACCTTGCGTCCCGAGCCGGACTCCAGCTCGCCTTCCTTGAACTCGTGCAGGACTCGTTCCATCGTGTCCTTCTGGGCCTTGCTCTGTTTGGCCATGGTGCTCTCCTCGGGCGCATGGAACGCGCGGACCTGCGGCGCGCTCAGTCGCTCGGACAACGCGCGGAGGCGAGAAATGGCACAGCCGGAACGGGGAGCGGGCGGCGGAACGGTCGTCGGATGGAAGCTGGACGCGAGCGAACGCGCAGCACTGCTGGCGCGGTTCCCGCCGCGCTGGCCGAACACGGTCGCGGACCACGTCACCTTGCGTTCCGGAACCGGCCCAGGGACGCCCCTGCCGACCGAAGAGGCGGGCGAGGTGGTCGGCTGGGCCGACGACGGAGAAGGGCTGCAGGCGCTGGTCGTCGCGATCGGCGGCAGCACCGCCCGCAGCGACGGCAGCACCTATCACATCACCTGGTCGCTGGATCGCGACGCCGGACGCAAGCCGGTGGAGAGCAACCGGCTGTTGGCAGAACGCGGCTGGCAGCGGTTGGACGCGCCGATCCCGATCCGGCTGCGGCCTGCCCGCTTCTAACTCAGGGTGCGATCGGCCGCGGTTTCGACACGCCGACGCCTCGGCTGTTCGCGGTCGCGGTCGCACCGATCATGCCGCAGCCTTCGTAGGAGGCGGCAAGCCCGCAGGCGAGATGCGGCATCTTCACCAGCCGCTCGCGTTCTCCGATCGCGTCGATGATGCGCGGGTCTCCCGGCGTGGGTTCCAGGATCGGCACGCGGTACTCGTCGGCATCGCGCAGGGCGCACACGACGATTTCGCCCGATTCCGCATCTGCCTCGCACCGGTACTCGGCCCGTGTCGCTTCCCGATATTGCGCCATTGCGGCGTCCACGTTCGCCTGTTGCGCCATCACCACCAGCAGCAGATCGAACGGCATCGGCACCTCCCGGGGGCACGCGCGAATCGGAACCGGCCGAGTGTGCAGGATCCGACGCGAAACGCCAGCGCCTTCGCTCGACAAGCGGGCACGCCTTCCCTATCGCCGACCCATCATCATCCGGAGCAGAAGCACAGCCATGCAGACCGCCAGCCAGGTTCTCGATCGCGTCCTCGTGCTGGAGATGGTCCGCGTGACCGAAGCCGCCGCCATCGCCGCCTCCACCTTGGTGGGACGTGGCGACGAGAAGGCGGCGGATGCCGCCGCCGTCGAGGCGATGCGGGAAGCGCTCAACGGGCTCGACATGGACGGCACCGTCGTGATCGGCGAGGGCGAGCGCGACGAGGCGCCGATGCTGTTCATCGGCGAAAAGGTCGGCACCGGCCAGGGCCCTGCAATCGACATCGCGCTCGATCCGCTGGAAGGCACCACCATCTGCGCCAAGGCTGGGCCGAACAGCCTGGCGGTGCTGGCGATCGCCGAGGAAGGCGGGCTGCTGAACGCTCCGGACGTCTACATGGACAAGATCGCCGTCGGCCCAGGCTATCCCGCGGGCGTCATCGACCTGGACAAGACGCCGACCCAGAACGTCGAGGCGATCGCCGCGGCCAAGGGCGTGAAGCCGCACGAGATCATCGCCTGCGTGCTCGACCGCCCGCGCCACGAGGCGCTGATCGCGGAGCTGCGCGCGATCGGCTGCGGCGTGGTGCTGATCGGCGACGGCGACGTGG encodes:
- a CDS encoding alpha-1,4-glucan--maltose-1-phosphate maltosyltransferase, with the protein product MPQFVSRLLSITAFPLPERLLTDAAAAGFDGVLWRAEAPVLGEAELVPPALPGACAEAGLALLVALPLDRAPIDHPLLASHPEAFAIRRASAGGGPVDPRQPAQATGEARARLRTPEAAALLRPVLAERLSALLDAGVTGFRLLGADRIPPETLIGLISAVRERHPDARFISGAPDLSRPQVRALASAGLTAITSSYAWWDLRAPWLVEEYEELRGQAPLLAEVTAPTSGDADAPSALARTLAMAAASANGIIVPADLFAGSPDLAQAVRHALEVAQAAERFDGEMRALTGPQAPVGVLLRADASDVGEASEALLIFVNRSDTPQSLPSPALVREYMGSAFEGFSVLGAEGEVGTQLAGGEVRLVAARRASPIRMAVAPEAASAAAASPRLVVEDLHPRVDGGAFPVKRVVGEEVPVEATVFTDGHEQLAVELHWRAVDEANWRVARMTQLPNDLWRGSFALERLGRYEYAVEGWLDRFGGFRRDFTKKLDAGVAQPVDHAEGRALVAEAVARSQGEARSTLSDWHTRLEAASEGADSAALLLSPELAALMDAADDRPHRLRSEPQIVDAERLAARFSSWYELFPRSQTEDASRHGTFDDVIARLPAVRDMGFDTLYFPPIHPIGRTHRKGPNNTLTAGPDDPGSPYAIGSAEGGHDAIHPQLGTAEDFARLVEAARAHGLEIALDFAIQASPDHPWLTEHPGWFAWRPDGSMKYAENPPKKYQDIVNVDFYGPDAVPGLWIALRDVILLWVERGVKTFRVDNPHTKPLPFWEWMIGEVRAEHPDVIFLAEAFTRPSMMYRLGKIGFSQSYTYFTWRDDKQGLIDYVTELTTTAPKEFYRPHFFVNTPDINPIFLQTSGRPGFRIRAVLAATLSGLFGVYSGFELCEAAPVPGKEEYHDSEKYIVKPRDWQAPGNIIGDITLLNRLRRAHPALQTHLNTRFLPAHNDRVIFYAKPAPDGSEMLLVMVSLDPHHGQDAAFEIPLWEFGIPDDGSVAVEDLAAGHRFRWHGKHQHIRLDPDQPYRIWRIAPGDFA
- a CDS encoding DUF2934 domain-containing protein, whose amino-acid sequence is MNDREHRIRERAHAMWLEEGQPEGEHERHWDAACREIDAQAAASTDSEVTPAPKKARTSRSTAPKTTPAAQAATAGEGVAAVAEAPKAKRAAGPKKAASTPAKRKSGSAKA
- a CDS encoding SDR family oxidoreductase, with the protein product MTDRPMPPQPEQQQSPPGTTAAMNPRPDHGEHSYRGSGRLAGRRAIITGSDSGIGRAVAIAFAREGADVLISYLNEDEDARETARLVEDAGRKAVLVPGDIGDAAHCRAIVDKAVEAFGGLDILVNNAAHQMTFEAITDIPDEEWDKTFRTNIHAMFYLTKAAVPHMQPGSAIINTTSVNADTPKPTLLAYATTKGAIQNFTGGLSQLLAEKGIRANCVAPGPIWTPLIPSTMPPEQVENFGKDVPMGRAGQPAELAPVYVMLASEEASYVSGATVAVTGGKPIL
- a CDS encoding DUF6496 domain-containing protein translates to MAKQSKAQKDTMERVLHEFKEGELESGSGRKVKSRKQAVAIALSEAGASNQQSPSENKRRLAQTKRRERSSGGKGGRDGPTKAELYEKAKKQDVPGRSKMSKAELEKAVG
- the glpX gene encoding class II fructose-bisphosphatase; its protein translation is MQTASQVLDRVLVLEMVRVTEAAAIAASTLVGRGDEKAADAAAVEAMREALNGLDMDGTVVIGEGERDEAPMLFIGEKVGTGQGPAIDIALDPLEGTTICAKAGPNSLAVLAIAEEGGLLNAPDVYMDKIAVGPGYPAGVIDLDKTPTQNVEAIAAAKGVKPHEIIACVLDRPRHEALIAELRAIGCGVVLIGDGDVAGVIATTDPDTTIDVYMGTGGAPEGVLACAALRCVGGQFKGRLLFRNDDERARAAKWGVTDLDKQYDLTELARGDCIFAATGVTDGSLLAGVKRMRGKMTTESVVMRASSGTVRWVKGEHRIDA